The following DNA comes from Kitasatospora sp. NBC_01287.
GGCGCAAGTCCAGCTACTCGGCCGGGGAGAACGGCAACTGCGTCGAGGTCGGCCTCACCCTGGCCGGCAAGACCCTGGCCCGTGACAGCAAGGAGAACGGTCGCGGTCCGGTCCTGGAGTTCGAGCCCGGCCCGTTCCAGGACTTCGTCAACGCCGTCAAGGCGGAGGAGTTCCCGGCCCAGCCGTAACGGGTGAATAGGTGGGTGGGCGGACCCTGACGACGGTAGCGCCAAGGTCCACCCACCCACCTGCATACCATCCGGTCGCGACAAGGAGCGCAAGTGCTCCTCACCACAAATCCGGCATGGATACCGTAACCGTCAACTGACGCATAGTCAGCCCTGGGGCCCCTGGGTCAAACCCAGCACCAACCGTCTCCGGGGGGAGTTGACGATGCCCGGCTCCACCACGCAGCCACCCGATCAGGGCACCTGTCGGCTGACACAAGTCCAGCCACTTCGCCAGCGAGAACAGCGACTGCGCCGAGGCCAGCCGCCCCGGCCGACACGACCCCGTCCGACGCCCTCAGCATCACCGTGGTGGTGGCAGACCCGACCAGCCCCCTCCTGCCCCTCGCCCTGCCACTCGAAGGCCGACCAAGGTCGCTCTCCCCCGCCTGGGTCAAGCAGCGACAGCCGGCGCATCGTTCACGAGCAGAAACCGCTGGAGTTCCGCCTTCCGGACCCGGTACTCAGCACCCAGTTGCAGAACGTCGCATGGGTACTGACCGGTCCTGGCCAGCCGGTAGCCAGTGGAACGACTGATCGACAGCAGCTCGTTGGCCACCGACAAGCGGATGGCCGGCGGCAGCACAGCGATTCGATGCCGAACGCTCGAATCATCAAGCCCGAGCACGCGGAGCA
Coding sequences within:
- a CDS encoding DUF397 domain-containing protein, whose product is MHDGTTLDQGGYGWRKSSYSAGENGNCVEVGLTLAGKTLARDSKENGRGPVLEFEPGPFQDFVNAVKAEEFPAQP